In the genome of Gemmatimonadota bacterium, one region contains:
- a CDS encoding ABC transporter ATP-binding protein encodes MIETRALTKVYAAPSPRKTPVGTTGSTARAPVGRGARASASIVALDGLDLDVREGEMFGLLGPNGAGKTTTIGILTTRVRATSGEAFVAGRNVSTHDTAVRHLIGVVPQRPNPDRSLNVIENLVFHGAYFGIGTAESTRRAMALLEKFEIAEKATAKVDDLSGGQQQRLMIARALLHEPEVMFLDEPTVGLDPQARHALWDVLRALHREGRTIVMTTHYMQEADALCDRIAIVDRGKLLACDTPAALTARAPGATLVDLTVEGDLAAAAARCRLVDGISAVDVVGSDLRAQSLRGGESLPALIRAVEDAGSRVQNINLAKPSLETLFISLTGRKLD; translated from the coding sequence CCAGTTGGGCGCGGTGCGCGCGCCTCGGCCAGCATCGTCGCACTCGACGGCCTCGATCTCGATGTGCGCGAAGGCGAAATGTTCGGGCTGCTCGGGCCCAATGGCGCCGGCAAGACCACGACGATCGGCATTCTGACCACGCGCGTGCGCGCGACGTCCGGCGAGGCCTTCGTTGCCGGGCGCAATGTGTCCACGCACGACACCGCCGTGCGCCATCTCATTGGCGTTGTGCCGCAGCGCCCAAATCCGGACCGCAGTCTCAATGTCATCGAGAACCTCGTCTTTCACGGCGCATACTTTGGCATCGGCACCGCTGAGTCCACGCGCCGCGCGATGGCGTTGCTTGAGAAGTTTGAGATTGCGGAGAAGGCCACGGCCAAAGTCGACGATCTCTCGGGCGGCCAGCAGCAACGCCTGATGATCGCACGCGCGCTCTTGCACGAGCCCGAGGTGATGTTTCTCGACGAGCCCACCGTCGGACTCGACCCGCAAGCTCGCCATGCACTCTGGGATGTGTTGCGCGCGCTGCACCGTGAAGGCCGCACCATCGTGATGACCACGCACTACATGCAGGAAGCGGACGCCCTCTGTGACCGCATCGCGATTGTTGATCGCGGCAAACTCCTTGCCTGCGACACGCCCGCGGCACTGACCGCGCGGGCGCCGGGCGCCACGCTCGTGGATCTCACCGTCGAGGGCGATCTCGCCGCGGCCGCCGCGCGCTGTCGGCTCGTGGATGGCATTTCTGCGGTCGATGTGGTGGGCTCCGATCTGCGCGCGCAAAGTCTTCGGGGCGGGGAATCACTTCCCGCGCTCATTCGCGCCGTGGAGGACGCGGGGTCGCGCGTGCAGAACATCAATCTCGCCAAGCCCAGCCTCGAAACACTCTTCATCTCTCTCACTGGGCGGAAACTCGATTGA